The following coding sequences lie in one Pseudomonas sp. B33.4 genomic window:
- a CDS encoding sigma-54-dependent transcriptional regulator, whose protein sequence is MTIDNRIQVVLIDDDPHLRQALGQTLDLAGLKILPLSEAKGLAAQLERDWPGVVVSDIRMPGMDGLELLSELHAQDPELPVLLITGHGDVPLAVQAMRAGAYDFLEKPFASDALLDSVRRALALRRLVLDNRSLRLALSDRNELSARLVGHSTPMLRLREQIGALAATKADVLILGETGAGKEVVARALHDLSSRRNGPFVAINAGALAESVVESELFGHEPGAFTGAQKRRIGKFEFANGGTLFLDEIESMSMDVQVKLLRMLQERVVERLGGNQLIPLDIRVIAATKEDLRQAADQGRFRADLYYRLNVAPLRIPPLRERGEDALVLFQHYADEASARHGLPPHELQPAQRALLLRHTWPGNVRELQNAAERFALGLELALDNAGAESGGSTTVEVINGGLSEQVENFEKSLIAAELARSHSSVRSLAEALGIPRKTLHDKLRKHGLNFGDSSHGDENE, encoded by the coding sequence ATGACCATCGACAATCGCATTCAGGTGGTGTTGATCGACGACGATCCGCACCTGCGTCAGGCCCTCGGCCAGACCCTGGACCTTGCTGGCCTGAAAATTCTGCCGCTGTCCGAAGCCAAGGGTCTGGCCGCTCAGCTGGAGCGTGACTGGCCAGGCGTGGTGGTCAGTGACATCCGCATGCCGGGCATGGACGGTCTGGAGTTGCTCAGCGAATTGCACGCGCAGGATCCGGAATTACCCGTGCTGCTGATCACTGGGCACGGCGACGTGCCGCTGGCGGTGCAGGCCATGCGTGCCGGCGCTTATGACTTTCTTGAAAAACCGTTTGCCAGCGATGCGCTGCTCGACAGCGTGCGCCGCGCCCTCGCCTTGCGTCGACTGGTGCTGGACAATCGCAGCCTGCGCCTGGCCCTCAGCGATCGCAACGAATTGAGTGCACGTCTGGTCGGCCACTCGACGCCCATGCTGCGCCTGCGTGAGCAGATCGGCGCGTTGGCCGCGACCAAGGCTGACGTGCTGATCCTCGGCGAAACCGGCGCCGGCAAAGAAGTCGTCGCCCGTGCACTGCACGATTTATCCAGCCGCCGTAACGGCCCGTTCGTGGCGATCAACGCCGGCGCACTGGCCGAGTCGGTGGTGGAAAGCGAACTGTTCGGCCACGAACCCGGCGCGTTCACCGGTGCGCAAAAACGCCGGATCGGCAAGTTCGAATTCGCCAATGGCGGCACGCTGTTTCTCGATGAAATCGAAAGCATGAGCATGGACGTGCAGGTGAAGTTGCTGCGCATGTTGCAGGAGCGCGTGGTCGAGCGCCTGGGTGGCAATCAACTGATCCCGCTGGACATCCGCGTGATCGCCGCGACCAAGGAAGACCTGCGCCAGGCCGCCGATCAGGGGCGCTTCCGCGCCGACTTGTATTACCGCCTCAACGTTGCGCCACTGCGCATTCCGCCACTGCGCGAACGCGGCGAAGATGCACTGGTGCTGTTCCAGCATTACGCCGATGAAGCCAGCGCCCGCCACGGCCTGCCGCCCCACGAACTGCAACCGGCCCAACGCGCCTTGCTGCTGCGCCACACCTGGCCGGGCAACGTGCGCGAACTGCAGAATGCCGCCGAACGTTTTGCCCTCGGTCTGGAACTGGCGCTGGATAACGCTGGCGCCGAAAGCGGTGGCAGCACCACGGTCGAAGTCATCAACGGCGGCCTCAGCGAGCAAGTGGAAAACTTCGAAAAATCATTGATCGCGGCCGAACTGGCGCGCTCCCACAGCTCCGTGCGCAGCCTCGCCGAAGCCTTGGGCATTCCGCGCAAGACCCTGCATGACAAGTTGCGCAAGCATGGCCTCAACTTTGGCGACAGCAGCCATGGGGACGAGAACGAATGA
- a CDS encoding YiiD C-terminal domain-containing protein: MSTDTRYLESVLHHDIPLTRDMGLKVLDWHEQQLSLHLPLEPNVNHKSTMFGGSLYCGAVLAGWGWLHLRLKEEGITDGHIVIQEGQISYPLPVTGDATAICPAPDVAVWKRFLAMYRRYGRARLMLDTRIVNQGSEEDAVTFTGQYVLHR, encoded by the coding sequence ATGAGCACAGACACTCGCTATCTGGAGTCGGTCCTGCATCACGACATCCCGCTGACACGAGACATGGGCCTCAAAGTGCTCGACTGGCATGAACAGCAGTTGAGTCTGCATTTGCCACTCGAGCCGAACGTCAATCACAAGAGCACCATGTTCGGCGGCAGCCTCTACTGCGGCGCAGTGCTGGCCGGATGGGGCTGGTTGCATTTGCGTTTGAAGGAAGAAGGCATCACCGACGGGCACATTGTGATTCAGGAGGGGCAGATCAGTTACCCGCTGCCAGTGACGGGGGATGCCACAGCGATTTGCCCGGCGCCTGATGTGGCGGTGTGGAAGAGGTTTCTGGCGATGTATCGGCGTTATGGGCGGGCGCGGTTGATGCTCGATACGCGGATCGTCAATCAGGGCAGCGAAGAAGACGCCGTGAC